The following proteins are encoded in a genomic region of Desulfosporosinus youngiae DSM 17734:
- a CDS encoding diacylglycerol/lipid kinase family protein → MKGQRLRLVYNPYAGRRKLTAQLDTVIRIFQESGNEVCIHRACSPEDMEQAASQSRDVDRFVIAGGDGSIHQAVNGLLKIPEEQRPALGILPVGTANDLAYALGLPKSIPEACKVIAKENIFRMDTGQVNERYFVNVASAGLLTDVSQKVDTRVKNTLGQLAYILKGIETLPSFRPFHIEYEKDGQHYNEEVVLFLAVNGHSVGGLRQLVPRASLTDGKLEVLIVPAAGWPETIRLLLNVLRGEKAGNGKIKEFQTTELTIHTDRPIKSDLDGEYGPVSSWHVKIGPKISVLC, encoded by the coding sequence ATGAAGGGTCAACGATTACGTTTAGTTTATAATCCCTATGCAGGCCGGCGAAAACTGACTGCACAGCTGGATACGGTTATTCGCATTTTCCAGGAAAGCGGCAATGAAGTATGTATACACCGGGCCTGTTCTCCGGAAGATATGGAACAGGCTGCCTCTCAGAGCAGAGATGTTGATCGGTTTGTGATTGCCGGAGGGGATGGCAGTATTCATCAAGCGGTTAATGGACTGCTGAAAATACCGGAGGAGCAGCGTCCTGCCTTGGGTATTCTGCCGGTAGGAACTGCTAATGATCTGGCCTACGCCTTAGGCTTGCCTAAAAGTATCCCTGAAGCCTGCAAAGTTATTGCCAAAGAAAATATCTTCAGAATGGACACGGGTCAAGTTAATGAGCGCTATTTTGTCAATGTCGCCAGCGCCGGACTTTTAACCGATGTTTCCCAAAAAGTAGATACTCGTGTCAAAAATACCCTTGGACAATTAGCCTATATTCTTAAAGGAATCGAAACTCTTCCTTCCTTCCGGCCTTTTCACATTGAGTATGAAAAAGACGGACAACATTATAATGAAGAGGTTGTCTTGTTTCTGGCGGTGAATGGTCATTCAGTGGGAGGACTCAGGCAGCTGGTTCCCAGAGCTTCACTGACGGATGGCAAGCTGGAAGTTTTAATTGTACCGGCAGCAGGCTGGCCGGAGACCATCCGCTTGCTGTTAAATGTTCTGCGCGGTGAAAAAGCAGGTAACGGGAAGATTAAAGAATTCCAGACCACGGAACTGACGATACACACGGATCGGCCTATAAAGTCAGATCTTGATGGAGAATATGGCCCTGTAAGCTCATGGCATGTAAAAATTGGGCCGAAAATTTCAGTGCTTTGTTAA
- a CDS encoding aminopeptidase, producing the protein MKDPRIEELADSLINYSIALQPGEKILIEVIGPDIPLAQALIGSAYRAGGLPFLSTINHTLQRELLKEFSVEQAEAMTRWDLARMKEMQAYIGIRGGDNVNEWADVPNECLKTYTSCYQKPVHSEQRVAHTRWCILRYPNAAMAQLANTSIEGFEDFYFKVCNLDYSKMSKAMDPLKELMEKTDRVRIVGPGTDLQFSIKGMPAIKCDGHLNIPDGEIFSAPLKESVNGRISYNTPSLYQGFTYDNIVLDFENGKIVKAMANDTERIESLFNTDEGARYVGEFAIGVNPYISTPMKDTLFDEKIDGSFHFTPGSCYDECSNGNKSAIHWDLVCIQRPDYGGGEIYFDDRLVRKDGRFVLPELEDLNPENLKS; encoded by the coding sequence GTGAAAGATCCGCGTATAGAAGAACTTGCCGATTCCTTAATCAATTACTCAATCGCCCTTCAGCCAGGTGAAAAAATCCTGATAGAAGTGATAGGACCGGATATCCCTCTCGCTCAAGCTTTAATTGGTTCTGCTTACCGGGCAGGCGGATTGCCATTCCTGTCTACCATTAATCATACCCTACAACGTGAACTATTAAAAGAATTCTCGGTGGAACAGGCTGAAGCTATGACCCGCTGGGATCTCGCCCGCATGAAAGAGATGCAGGCCTATATCGGGATTCGCGGAGGAGACAATGTTAATGAGTGGGCAGATGTTCCAAACGAATGTCTGAAAACCTATACATCCTGCTACCAAAAACCCGTTCATTCAGAGCAGCGAGTAGCGCATACCCGTTGGTGTATACTGAGATATCCCAATGCTGCAATGGCCCAGTTAGCTAATACAAGCATCGAAGGGTTTGAGGACTTTTACTTTAAGGTGTGTAATTTAGATTACTCGAAAATGTCGAAGGCTATGGATCCCCTGAAAGAGCTGATGGAGAAAACAGATCGGGTGCGTATTGTCGGCCCCGGAACCGATTTGCAATTCTCGATAAAAGGAATGCCGGCGATAAAGTGTGACGGACATCTTAATATTCCGGACGGGGAAATATTTAGTGCCCCCTTGAAAGAATCCGTCAATGGCCGGATCAGTTACAACACACCGTCACTTTACCAAGGATTCACTTACGATAATATTGTTTTAGATTTTGAAAACGGGAAGATTGTTAAAGCGATGGCCAACGACACTGAACGAATTGAGTCCTTGTTTAACACTGACGAGGGGGCGCGTTATGTCGGAGAATTTGCCATAGGCGTCAATCCGTATATTAGTACTCCCATGAAAGACACACTTTTTGACGAAAAGATTGACGGAAGTTTTCACTTTACCCCGGGATCCTGTTATGACGAGTGCAGCAATGGAAACAAATCCGCGATTCATTGGGATTTAGTGTGCATTCAAAGACCGGATTATGGTGGCGGTGAAATCTACTTTGATGATCGATTGGTACGGAAAGATGGGCGTTTTGTCTTGCCGGAACTTGAGGATTTGAACCCGGAAAACTTAAAATCTTAG